A genomic region of Oryza glaberrima chromosome 1, OglaRS2, whole genome shotgun sequence contains the following coding sequences:
- the LOC127757630 gene encoding pentatricopeptide repeat-containing protein At3g62890-like, translating to MVRALSRARSLLDGIPHRRGHAASSSVSGHGAEEAVAGYVRMLAGGARPDGYTFPSLLKAAAAAAARGAAAAAAPVGGAIHAHVVKFGMESNAHAASSLIVMYAARGDGAAARAVLEAACLATGGGAPVMWNALISGHNRSGRFELSCCSFVDMVRAGAMATAVTYVSVLSACGKGKDLLLGMQVHKRVLESGVLPDQRVENALVDMYAECGDMDAAWVLFEGMQMRSMASWTSVISGLVRSGQVDRARDLFDHMPERDTIAWTAMIDGYVQVGRFRDALETFRYMQICKVRADEFTMVSVVTACAQLGALETGEWARIYMGRLGIKMDVFVGNALIDMYSKCGSIERALDVFKDMHNRDKFTWTAIILGLAVNGRGEEAIDMFYRMLRALQTPDEVTFVGVLTACTHAGLVDKGREFFLSMTEAYNISPTVVHYGCLIDVLGRAGKLKEALDTIDKMPMKPNSTIWGTLLASCRVYGNSEIGELAAERLLELDPDNSTAYILLSNMYAKSNRWKDVRRIRQIIMEKGIKKEPGCSMIEMNGIIHEFVAADRSHPMNKEIYSKLENVLTDLRNAGYVPDVTEVLVEVTEEEKQKVLYWHSEKLAVTFALLTSESNVIIRIVKNLRMCLDCHNAIKLISKLYGREVIVRDRTRFHHFRHGSCSCKDYW from the coding sequence ATGGTCCGCGCCCTGTCACGTGCCCGCAGCCTGCTCGACGGAATTCCCCACCGGCGGGGGCATGCTGCGAGTTCGTCCGTGTCCGGCCATGGCGCGGAGGAGGCTGTTGCGGGATACGTCCGCATGCTGGCTGGCGGGGCCAGGCCCGACGGGTACACGTTCCCGTCCTTgctcaaggcggcggcggcggcggcggcgcggggcgcggccgcggcggcggcaccagtTGGCGGTGCCATCCACGCGCACGTGGTTAAGTTCGGGATGGAGTCGAACGCTCACGCGGCGAGCTCCCTGATCGTCATGTACGCGGCCAGGGgagacggcgccgcggcgcgcgcggtgcTGGAGGCGGCGTGCCTCGCCACGGGAGGGGGAGCGCCGGTCATGTGGAACGCGCTCATCTCTGGCCATAACAGGAGCGGGCGGTTCGAGCTGTCCTGCTGCTCCTTCGTGGACATGGTCAGAGCcggcgccatggccaccgcggTCACCTACGTCTCGGTGCTCTCGGCTTGCGGGAAAGGGAAGGACCTGCTGCTGGGGATGCAGGTGCACAAGCGCGTCCTCGAGAGCGGGGTGTTGCCTGATCAGAGGGTGGAGAACGCTCTGGTTGATATGTACGCCGAGTGCGGCGACATGGACGCGGCCTGGGTGTTGTTCGAGGGCATGCAGATGAGGAGCATGGCGTCCTGGACGTCGGTAATTTCTGGCCTTGTGAGGTCAGGCCAGGTTGATCGTGCCAGGGACCTGTTTGATCATATGCCTGAAAGAGACACCATCGCATGGACCGCGATGATCGATGGCTATGTACAGGTTGGCAGGTTCAGGGACGCATTGGAGACATTCCGTTACATGCAGATTTGCAAGGTGAGAGCAGATGAGTTCACCATGGTCAGTGTGGTCACTGCCTGTGCCCAGCTAGGTGCTCTGGAGACAGGGGAATGGGCAAGGATTTACATGGGAAGACTTGGGATCAAGATGGATGTTTTTGTCGGGAATGCACTCATAGACATGTACTCAAAGTGTGGGAGCATTGAGCGCGCATTGGATGTATTCAAAGATATGCACAACAGAGATAAGTTTACCTGGACTGCCATTATACTTGGTCTCGCAGTGAATGGCCGTGGGGAGGAGGCTATTGACATGTTCTATAGAATGCTCAGGGCTTTACAAACTCCAGATGAGGTGACCTTCGTTGGTGTTCTCACTGCCTGCACTCATGCTGGCTTGGTTGACAAAGGCCGAGAGTTCTTCCTCAGCATGACAGAGGCATATAATATTTCCCCTACTGTGGTGCATTACGGATGCTTAATCGATGTCTTAGGCCGAGCTGGGAAATTAAAGGAAGCATTGGATACAATAGACAAAATGCCCATGAAGCCCAACTCCACTATTTGGGGAACCCTGCTGGCATCCTGTAGGGTTTATGGTAATTCAGAAATAGGTGAATTGGCAGCAGAGCGTCTCCTTGAGTTGGATCCAGATAACAGCACAGCGTACATCTTGTTGTCAAACATGTATGCAAAATCTAATAGATGGAAAGATGTCCGACGGATTAGGCAGATAATAATGGAGAAAGGAATCAAGAAAGAACCTGGTTGCAGTATGATTGAAATGAATGGCATAATTCACGAATTTGTAGCCGCTGATAGGTCTCATCCTATGAATAAAGAAATCTACTCAAAGTTGGAAAATGTGCTAACTGATTTGAGGAATGCTGGATATGTGCCTGATGTAACTGAGGTCCTTGTTGAAGTCACGGAAGAGGAAAAGCAGAAGGTTCTTTACTGGCACAGTGAGAAGTTGGCAGTCACTTTTGCTTTACTCACTTCAGAATCTAATGTTATCATAAGAATTGTGAAAAACTTGAGGATGTGTTTGGACTGCCACAACGCAATAAAATTGATATCAAAATTGTATGGAAGAGAGGTCATTGTGAGGGATAGGACACGCTTCCATCATTTTAGACATGGATCCTGTTCATGCAAAGACTATTGGTAA
- the LOC127757671 gene encoding UDP-glycosyltransferase 73C6-like — protein MSFASHAGAGAGDQQHRCCSRTVHFVLVPMMAQGHTIPMTDMARLLAEHGAQISLVTTPVNAGRMAGFVAAVEEAGLPVQLLELPFPAADFGLPDGCENIDMLQCKDDMRKFLEACGALREPLMARLRQHDLPPSCIVSDMMHWWTSDIARELGIPRLTFSGFCTFASLARDIVYRNNLLRDLTDEEEVVKLSGFPTPLELPKARLPGSLCVPGLEEIREKIYDEEMRSDGKVMNSFDELETLYMESYKQVTDKVWTIGPMCLCHRDRNTMAARGNKASLDEVKCLQWLDSKKPGSVIFVSFGTLVSTAPQQLVELGLGLEASNKPFIWVIKAGNKFPVVEKWLADGFEERVIDRGMIIRGWAPQMMILWHQAIGGFMTHCGWNSTIEGICAGVPMITWPHFAEQFLNEKLVVDHLKIGMEVGVKGVTQWGSEQKEAQVTRNSVETAVSTLMNEGEAAQGMRMRAKDFGIKARRALEEGGSSYNNIRLLIQEMGNEQNASG, from the exons ATGTCTTTTGCcagccacgccggcgccggcgccggcgaccagcAGCACAGGTGCTGCTCCAGGACGGTGCACTTCGTGCTGGTCCCGATGATGGCGCAGGGGCACACCATCCCCATGACCGACATGGCCCGCCTGCTGGCCGAGCACGGCGCTCAGATCAGCCTCGTCACCACTCCGGTCAACGCCGGCAGGATGGCGgggttcgtcgccgccgtggaggaggcTGGCCTGCCAGTGCAGCTGCTGGAGCTCCCCTTCCCGGCTGCTGATTTCGGCCTGCCAGACGGGTGCGAGAACATTGACATGCTCCAGTGCAAAGACGACATGAGGAAATTCCTCGAGGCCTGTGGCGCGCTCCGGGAGCCACTCATGGCGAGGCTCCGGCAGCACGACCTGCCGCCAAGCTGCATCGTATCCGACATGATGCACTGGTGGACCAGTGACATCGCCAGGGAGCTCGGTATCCCCAGGCTTACCTTTAGTGGCTTCTGTACCTTTGCCTCCCTCGCCAG GGACATTGTTTACCGTAACAATCTATTGCGGGACCTCACtgatgaggaggaggtcgtTAAGCTCTCAGGGTTCCCTACGCCGCTAGAGTTGCCAAAAGCTAGATTGCCTGGAAGCTTGTGCGTTCCAGGTCTGGAGGAAATCCGTGAGAAGATCTATGATGAGGAGATGCGAAGCGACGGCAAGGTCATGAACAGCTTCGACGAGCTGGAGACTTTGTACATGGAGTCCTATAAGCAGGTGACAGATAAGGTCTGGACGATCGGCCCAATGTGCCTGTGTCACAGAGACAGAAACACAATGGCTGCTAGAGGAAACAAGGCGTCATTGGATGAAGTAAAATGTTTGCAATGGCTCGATTCAAAGAAGCCAGGTTCCGTGATCTTTGTCAGTTTTGGCACCCTTGTCAGCACCGCGCCTCAGCAGCTTGTTGAGCTGGGACTGGGGCTTGAAGCTTCCAACAAACCGTTCATATGGGTGATCAAAGCAGGAAATAAGTTTCCAGTAGTCGAGAAATGGCTTGCAGATGGATTCGAGGAACGTGTCATAGACAGAGGGATGATCATAAGAGGTTGGGCACCACAGATGATGATCCTGTGGCACCAGGCCATTGGAGGGTTCATGACACATTGTGGGTGGAACTCGACAATAGAGGGCATCTGCGCGGGTGTGCCTATGATCACATGGCCACACTTTGCAGAGCAGTTCTTGAATGAAAAACTGGTAGTGGATCACCTGAAAATTGGGATGGAGGTTGGAGTGAAAGGAGTGACACAGTGGGGAAGTGAACAAAAAGAGGCTCAGGTGACAAGGAATTCTGTGGAGACAGCAGTGTCCACATTGATGAATGAGGGGGAGGCTGCACAGGGGATGAGAATGAGAGCAAAAGATTTTGGCATAAAGGCAAGGAGGGCTTTGGAAGAGGGAGGTTCTTCATATAACAACATAAGGTTATTGATTCAAGAAATGGGAAACGAGCAAAATGCATCTGGTTGA
- the LOC127757681 gene encoding UDP-glycosyltransferase 73C6-like, with product MSSAGHLVDQQRKSTTMKAHFVLVPMMAQGHMIPMTGMARLLAEHGAQVSFVTTPVNAARMAGFVTAVEAAGLAVQLVKLPFPATEFGLPDGCENLDMIQSRDLSRNFMEACGALREPLTARLRQLCPPPSCIISDMVQWWTGEIARELGIPRLTFDGFCTFASLARYIIFRDKLLDNVADEEIVTFSGFPMLLELPKARCPGSLCVPGMEQIRDKMYEEELQSDGNVMNSFQELETLYIESFEQITGKKVWTIGPMCLCDRDSNMMAARGNKASVDEAKCLQWLYSKKPGSVIFVSFGSLASTAPQQLVELGLGLEASKETFIWVIKAGNKFPEVEEWLADGFEERVKDRGMIIRGWAPQVMILWHQAIGGFMTHCGWNSTIEGICAGVPMITWPHFAEQFLNEKFVVNLLKIGLEIGVKGVAQWGSEHKEVRVTRNAVETAVSTLMNDGEAAQEMRMRAKDLGVKARRALEEGGSSYDNIRLLIQEMGNKQNASG from the exons ATGTCCTccgccggccacctcgtcgACCAGCAGCGCAAATCCACCACGATGAAGGCGCACTTCGTGCTGGTCCCGATGATGGCGCAGGGACACATGATCCCCATGACCGGCATGGCCCGCCTGCTGGCCGAGCATGGCGCGCAGGTCAGCTTTGTCACCACTCCGGTGAACGCCGCCAGGATGGCAGGATTCGTCACCGCTGTGGAGGCGGCTGGCCTGGCAGTGCAGCTGGTGAAGCTCCCCTTCCCGGCCACCGAGTTTGGGTTGCCGGACGGGTGCGAAAACCTGGATATGATCCAGTCCAGGGATCTCAGCCGAAACTTCATGGAGGCCTGCGGAGCGCTCCGGGAGCCGCTCACGGCGAGGCTCCGTCAGCTATGCCCACCTCCAAGCTGCATCATATCTGACATGGTGCAGTGGTGGACCGGTGAAATTGCAAGGGAGCTCGGTATCCCAAGGCTAACATTTGATGGCTTCTGTACCTTCGCCTCCCTTGCCAG GTATATCATTTTCCGCGACAAACTGTTGGACAATGTCGCAGATGAGGAGATCGTCACTTTCTCAGGGTTCCCTATGCTGCTTGAGTTGCCAAAGGCTAGATGCCCTGGAAGCTTGTGTGTTCCAGGTATGGAACAAATTCGTGATAAGATGTATGAGGAGGAGCTGCAAAGCGATGGCAATGTCATGAACAGCTTCCAGGAGCTGGAGACTCTGTACATCGAGTCCTTTGAACAGATAACAGGTAAGAAGGTCTGGACAATCGGCCCAATGTGCCTCTGTGACAGAGACagcaacatgatggctgctagAGGAAACAAGGCATCAGTGGATGAAGCAAAGTGCTTGCAATGGCTTTATTCAAAGAAGCCTGGTTCAGTGATCTTTGTCAGCTTTGGCAGCCTCGCCAGCACCGCACCTCAGCAGCTTGTTGAGCTGGGACTGGGGCTTGAAGCTTCCAAGGAGACTTTCATCTGGGTGATCAAAGCAGGAAATAAGTTTCCAGAAGTTGAGGAATGGCTTGCAGATGGGTTCGAGGAACGCGTTAAAGACAGAGGCATGATAATAAGGGGCTGGGCACCACAGGTGATGATCCTATGGCACCAGGCCATTGGAGGGTTCATGACACACTGTGGGTGGAACTCAACAATAGAGGGCATTTGCGCGGGCGTGCCCATGATCACATGGCCACATTTCGCAGAGCAGTTTTTGAATGAGAAATTTGTGGTGAATCTGCTGAAAATTGGGCTGGAGATTGGAGTGAAAGGAGTGGCACAATGGGGAAGTGAACATAAAGAAGTTAGGGTGACAAGGAATGCTGTGGAGACAGCAGTGTCCACATTGATGAATGATGGAGAAGCTGCACAGGAGATGAGGATGAGAGCAAAAGACTTGGGTGTAAAGGCAAGGAGGGCTTTGGAAGAGGGAGGTTCTTCCTATGATAACATAAGGCTATTGATTCAAGAAATGGGAAACAAGCAAAATGCATCTGGTTGA
- the LOC127757660 gene encoding UDP-glycosyltransferase 73C6-like has protein sequence MDDSTAGHAGGGGYTTAAAAAAHFVLVPMMAQGHAIPMTDMARLLAEHGAARVSLVVTPVNAARMAGFAAGVEEAGLPVQLVELPFPAAEFGLPDGCENVDMLPSKDLFSNFLLACGALREPLAARLRQRRPPASCIISDMMHSWAGDIARELGVPWLTFNGSCTFASFARDIIYRKNLLESLTDDEIVKVSGFPTPLELPKARCPGTLCVPGLKQISDKIYEAETRSDGRIMNSFQEMESLYIESFERTIGKKIWTIGPMCLCHRDSNAMAARGNKASMDDAKCLQWLDSKKPGSVIFVSFGSLSSTDPQQLVELGLGLEASKKPFIWVIKAGKKFPEVEEWLADGFEERVKDRGMIIRGWAPQMMILWHQAIGGFMTHCGWNSTLEGISAGVPMITWPHCSEQFVNEKLVVDHLKIGVEVGVKGVTQWGTEQKEVKVTRTAVETAVSMLMDEGEVAQEIRMRAKDFGMKARRALEEGGSSYNNIKLLIQEMGNKQNASG, from the exons ATGGACGACAGTaccgccggccacgccggcggcggcggctacacgacggcggcggcagcggcagcgcacTTCGTGCTGGTCCCGATGATGGCGCAGGGCCACGCCATCCCCATGACCGACATGGCGCGCCTGCTGGCCgagcacggcgcggcgcgggtcAGCCTCGTCGTCACGCCGGTCAACGCCGCCAGGATGGCCGggttcgccgccggcgtggaggaggccggcctgCCGGTGCAGCTGGTGGAGCTCCCCTTCCCGGCCGCCGAGTTCGGCCTGCCGGACGGCTGCGAGAACGTCGACATGCTCCCGTCCAAAGACCTCTTCAGCAACTTCCTCTTGGCCTGCGGCGCGCTCCGGGAGCCGCTCGCGGCGAggctccggcagcggcggccgccggcgagctgcatCATCTCCGACATGATGCACTCGTGGGCCGGTGACATCGCCAGGGAGCTCGGCGTCCCATGGCTCACGTTCAACGGCTCCTGCACCTTCGCCTCCTTTGCCAG GGACATCATTTATCGCAAAAATCTATTGGAGAGCCTCACCGATGATGAGATCGTCAAAGTCTCAGGGTTCCCTACGCCGCTAGAGTTGCCAAAAGCTAGATGCCCTGGAACACTGTGCGTTCCAGGTCTGAAGCAAATAAGTGACAAGATTTACGAGGCTGAGACGCGAAGCGATGGCAGGATCATGAATAGCTTCCAGGAGATGGAATCTCTGTACATCGAGTCGTTTGAGCGAACCATAGGTAAGAAGATCTGGACGATCGGCCCAATGTGCCTTTGTCACAGAGACAGCAACGCCATGGCTGCTAGAGGAAACAAGGCGTCAATGGATGATGCGAAATGTTTGCAATGGCTTGATTCAAAGAAGCCTGGTTCAGTGATCTTTGTCAGCTTTGGCAGCCTCTCCAGCACCGACCCTCAGCAGCTTGTTGAGCTGGGGCTGGGACTTGAAGCTTCCAAGAAACCATTCATCTGGGTGATCAAAGCAGGAAAAAAGTTTCCAGAAGTCGAGGAATGGCTTGCAGATGGGTTCGAGGAGCGCGTCAAAGACAGAGGCATGATCATAAGGGGCTGGGCGCCACAGATGATGATCCTGTGGCACCAGGCCATTGGAGGGTTCAtgacgcactgcgggtggaactcgacaCTAGAGGGCATCTCCGCGGGTGTGCCGATGATCACATGGCCACACTGTTCAGAGCAGTTTGTGAATGAGAAATTGGTGGTGGATCACCTGAAAATTGGGGTGGAGGTTGGAGTGAAAGGAGTGACACAGTGGGGAACTGAACAAAAAGAGGTTAAGGTGACAAGGACTGCTGTGGAGACAGCGGTATCCATGTTGATGGATGAAGGGGAAGTTGCACAGGAGATTAGGATGAGAGCAAAAGATTTTGGCATGAAGGCAAGAAGGGCTTTGGAAGAGGGAGGTTCTTCCTATAACAACATAAAACTATTAATTCAAGAAATGGGAAACAAGCAAAATGCATCTGGTTGA